Proteins co-encoded in one Chitinophagales bacterium genomic window:
- a CDS encoding EamA family transporter: MFKVFEVYRIDNFQAIVFNYLTCFAVGLLTVESNILGSSFWQQPWFPFAVMLGFVFISTFQLIALTTQQNGVTVATIANKTTMVIPMTVAFFMYGDVVTLPKIVGILLAIAAIFLTAHKDKQEFSLEGIIPSNDANTLKSKARNNYAYVLLPLSVFLAGGFIETVINYVQVHYLQENSANAFSMFIFTTAAAIGLFFIVIQRFTQQKKLVGRNILGGIVLGIPNYGSIYFLIMALHSTGMESSRVFPLNNIGIVLLASLTAFVLFREKLTKMNILGVVCAVVAILLIAF; encoded by the coding sequence ATGTTCAAGGTATTTGAAGTCTATCGCATCGACAACTTTCAAGCAATCGTCTTCAACTATCTTACCTGTTTTGCAGTTGGATTGCTGACCGTAGAAAGCAATATTCTCGGCAGTAGTTTTTGGCAACAACCGTGGTTTCCTTTTGCCGTCATGCTGGGTTTTGTGTTCATCAGCACTTTCCAATTGATTGCCCTAACGACTCAGCAAAATGGCGTGACCGTGGCTACGATTGCCAACAAAACAACGATGGTAATTCCCATGACAGTAGCTTTTTTCATGTACGGTGATGTGGTCACACTTCCCAAAATTGTAGGAATCCTGTTGGCAATTGCTGCCATTTTTCTAACAGCACACAAAGATAAACAAGAATTTTCATTGGAGGGCATCATCCCTTCAAATGATGCGAACACGCTGAAATCCAAAGCACGTAATAACTATGCCTATGTTCTTCTGCCTTTGTCTGTGTTTTTGGCGGGTGGATTCATCGAAACAGTCATCAACTACGTGCAAGTGCATTATTTGCAGGAAAACAGTGCCAACGCTTTTTCGATGTTTATCTTTACCACAGCAGCAGCGATTGGTTTATTTTTTATTGTTATTCAGCGATTTACTCAACAAAAAAAACTCGTTGGGCGAAACATTCTCGGAGGAATCGTTTTGGGGATTCCCAATTATGGCAGTATTTACTTCCTAATCATGGCTTTGCACAGTACAGGCATGGAGAGTTCGAGGGTGTTTCCGTTGAACAATATCGGGATTGTTCTTTTGGCAAGTTTGACGGCTTTTGTTTTGTTTCGTGAAAAATTGACAAAAATGAATATATTGGGGGTAGTTTGTGCGGTGGTGGCGATTTTATTGATTGCTTTTTGA
- a CDS encoding TonB family protein produces the protein MYKFTLFALIFCLSNSSFSQTTKLTQIYFGKTKSIKAEYYVLKKSKEIKHGEYKSYYLSGKQKEEGLYSNNQKEGEWLVYDSTGRLEEVQFYKSGQKTGIWKKYIERGQVIKKFDYENNKALDPLIYVPCAYPPIARENGIEGVVELDFIFDDNCILQDIKIFKSPGDDFDKSAIDCAKKTIQLIAKYFPNKCIKESELLPYTIRFSLQ, from the coding sequence TATAAATTTACTCTATTTGCCCTAATATTTTGTTTGTCAAATAGTTCATTCTCTCAGACTACAAAATTAACACAAATCTATTTTGGAAAAACAAAAAGTATCAAGGCAGAATACTATGTTTTGAAAAAAAGTAAAGAAATAAAACATGGCGAATATAAATCTTACTATCTCAGCGGAAAACAAAAAGAAGAAGGACTGTACTCGAACAATCAAAAAGAGGGAGAGTGGCTTGTATATGACTCAACAGGAAGGTTGGAGGAGGTTCAATTTTACAAATCTGGTCAAAAAACAGGTATATGGAAAAAATACATAGAAAGAGGTCAGGTTATTAAAAAGTTTGATTATGAAAATAATAAAGCCTTAGATCCATTGATATATGTACCTTGTGCATATCCTCCAATAGCAAGAGAAAACGGAATTGAAGGAGTTGTAGAACTTGATTTCATCTTTGATGATAATTGTATTCTGCAAGATATTAAAATCTTTAAATCACCTGGCGATGACTTTGATAAATCGGCCATTGACTGCGCCAAAAAAACTATACAATTGATTGCTAAATACTTTCCCAATAAATGCATCAAAGAATCTGAATTATTGCCGTACACAATACGCTTCTCACTTCAATAA
- the yihA gene encoding ribosome biogenesis GTP-binding protein YihA/YsxC: protein MLIKSAEYLASSVSVSKCPEPTLPEYAFIGRSNVGKSSLINMLTERNKLAKVSNTPGKTQTINHFIINDEWYLVDLPGYGYAKISKVQRKKWEQFIRNYLQKRMNLQCVFLLIDSRIPPQPIDLEFANWLGEMMIPFVIVFTKTDDRKYKPENVEVFRAQFLETWEEMPQHFLTSARKKTGREDVLGFIEEVNGRFEAEKLLK from the coding sequence ATGCTCATTAAATCAGCGGAATACCTAGCAAGTTCTGTCAGTGTGTCCAAATGTCCTGAACCTACCTTGCCAGAATATGCTTTTATTGGTCGCTCCAATGTCGGTAAATCTTCGTTAATAAACATGCTTACGGAGCGAAATAAGTTGGCGAAAGTATCGAATACTCCCGGCAAAACCCAAACTATCAATCATTTTATCATCAATGATGAATGGTATTTGGTGGATTTACCCGGCTATGGTTATGCCAAAATATCCAAAGTACAGCGAAAAAAATGGGAGCAATTTATTCGGAATTACCTTCAAAAACGTATGAACCTTCAATGTGTATTTTTGCTGATAGACAGCCGCATTCCTCCACAACCCATTGACCTTGAATTTGCCAATTGGTTGGGGGAGATGATGATTCCATTTGTGATTGTGTTCACCAAAACGGATGATCGAAAGTACAAACCAGAAAATGTGGAGGTATTTAGAGCGCAATTTTTGGAAACATGGGAGGAAATGCCGCAACATTTTTTGACTTCCGCCAGAAAAAAAACAGGCAGGGAAGACGTTTTGGGTTTTATTGAGGAGGTGAATGGGAGGTTTGAAGCAGAGAAGTTATTGAAGTGA